One segment of Drosophila mauritiana strain mau12 chromosome 3R, ASM438214v1, whole genome shotgun sequence DNA contains the following:
- the LOC117144960 gene encoding protein mini spindles isoform X4: MAEDTEYKKLPVEERCVHKLWKARVDGYEEAAKIFRELDDEKSPEWSKFAGLIKKMVVDSNALAQEKGLEAALIFVENSGLAGRTVGDVMTGIVQKCIAAPKTKTKELSVQVALMYVEIEKQEAVVEELVKGMEAKNPKIVSACVAATTLALREFGHKVIGVKPLIKKLAPLMSDRDKAVRDEGKQLAVEIYRWIGAAMKAQISTLPQVTLKELEDEFDKLKGERVEPSRYLKSQQEKQAKIADAAATEDAYNEDDGEAGVEEIDPMDLLDPVDILSKMPKDFYDKLEEKKWTLRKESLEILEKLLTDHPKLENGEYGALVSALKKVITKDSNVVLVAMAGKCLALLAKGLSKRFSNYASACVPSLLEKFKEKKPNVVTALREAIDAIYGSTSLEAQQESIVESLANKNPSVKSETALFMARALTRTQPTALNKKLLKLLTTSLVKTLNEPDPTVRDSSAEALGTLMKLMGDKAVTPLLADVDPLKMAKIKECHDKAEIKIKVAGPKKEARPASAPTAKAGAPAKTTAGSVDPKPVTRPATTGARKVLKKPATVSGGGSTSAPTAALKAGGKPLATERELTPEELQEKSEEILPADILNGLVDSNWKNRLAAVEQLLGEITGFDAKQAGISQILIRTISGRKPGLKEMNFQVLKFKLDIIRSVAENYPLTTTTVDLVSNEIIEKLADAKNGAGAGDVLSAFAEATKLEYVVGKVLSFAFEQKSPKVQSEAFNWVSKSIIEFGFQLQPKTLIEDVRKGVQSTNPTVRASAIQLVGTMSMYMGKTLMMFFDNEKPALKSQIQVEFDKNVGEKPPKPVRGVQRSSGGTAGNSPDNEDDDGGAAGEEEPINMADLLPRVDISPQITEALLKEMSDKDWKTRNEGLTKLQAIISEARLIKPSIGDLAPALAHRLVDSNAKIAQTTLAICEQLATAMGAGCRNHVRNLFPGFLHALGDNKSFVRAAALNCINSFGEKGGYKEFFESEMIADALKGGSPALKTELWAWLADKLPGLPPKSVSKEDIHSMVPHLYAHICDRNADVRKNANEAVLGIMIHLGFDAMNRALDKQKPASKKDILAALEKARPNLPVKPLPKGKHQAPIPEEPKPKTVRGGGAGGAPGIQKSASARVAGGQDKPAPARKKDEDIDTSPLLCANSAKNQRLLDEQKMKVLKWTFVTPREEFTELLRDQMMTANVNKALIANMFHDDFRYHLKVIEQLSEDLAGNSKALVSNLDLILKWLTLRFYDTNPSVLIKGLEYLVQVFQVLIDVEYILAENEGSSFVPHLLLKIGDPKDAVRNGVRRVLRQVILVFPYVKVFGYVMEGLKSKNARQRTECLDELTFLIESYGMNICPQSAVREIARQISDRDNSVRNAALNCIVHVFFMSGEKTYKMIGHLNEKDLSMLDERIKRAKKTKKPTPPPTVDVPAPQRHDSIEIEDAEVGNGCDELPPPDEDGTFDQAPSSQLLLLQQQLQQLQQQAQQQKPSGPFGLDSQVISEIERDWVRVDQMEQKPLLNVDISSLDEPIKVRPTRAGIHYPQEKFDRLISRQHYMQQTLTTSPSSTAGMTSGVSPYRSPMRLQHQQPQQQLENNIPNLADVLPKHDPQLVKVIKGVSSTDTLKARAAINELAAIIEAPEKQAVLRDYEEIFIQNVLAQFKNLSQIPSAQSVVVYQPLLSILYTFFHANILGKTLSVACIKNLMSALLNLMADPKLAVGDDSQYNKVINGICLKVLDKVDFTNLNCALIRLLRETCPEAKLPKFTDLLMKCIWRNVKMLPERSNELNYDAVILEVHEFMLALPSTWWQNRPSDTPMRTIKTILHNMAKVKGNAILQHLNQIPTHSELHTYLIRILKNFQKDGSASGIGASPQRAKEIASKRISHQTHDTVSQIFKLISDRDTKQQGLQKLYDFKQQNPDIDLSTFLQGSSAPFHKYIEEGLAEIERNQNAGSTQAPDNRTDVNYQNSGPDPDFWMDRLQYHMTGGAAKLASARSADDGSHMLDNKVVDENLCLNGMNAQKASLIKREKRDMSPNRLQHLQAKLAQIKKENHA; this comes from the exons ATGGCCGAGGACACAGAGTACAAGAAGTTGCCGGTGGAGGAGCGATGTGTCCATAAACTATGGAAAGCCCGCGTCGATGGTTACGAGGAGGCCGCAAAGATCTTTCGCGAGTTGGATGACGAGAAGTCGCCGGAATGGTCTAAATTTGCAGGGCTCATAAAGAAGATGGTAGTGGATTCTAATGCCCTAGCCCAGGAGAAGGGTCTAGAAGCGGCCCTCATCTTTGTGGAGAACAGCGGGCTGGCGGGACGCACAGTAGGCGACGTGATGACTGGCATCGTCCAGAAGTGCATTGCGGCGCCAAAGACCAAAACCAAGGAGCTCTCCGTGCAAGTGGCTCTCATGTATGTGGAGATAGAGAAGCAGGAGGCCGTCGTCGAAGAGCTGGTTAAGGGTATGGAGGCCAAGAACCCTAAGATTGTGTCCGCCTGCGTGGCAGCCACCACACTGGCCCTCCGGGAGTTCGGACACAAGGTGATCGGCGTCAAGCCGTTAATTAAAAAGCTTGCCCCGCTGATGAGTGACCGAGACAAGGCGGTCCGAGATGAGGGCAAGCAGCTGGCCGTGGAGATTTACCGTTGGATCGGAGCTGCAATGAAGGCACAGATCTCAACGCTACCACAGGTAACGCTAAAGGAGCTGGAGGATGAGTTCGACAAACTCAAAGGTGAACGCGTTGAACCCTCCAG ATATCTAAAGTCCCAGCAGGAAAAGCAAGCGAAGATCGCCGATGCTGCAGCGACCGAGGATGCATATAATG AAGATGATGGCGAGGCTGGCGTTGAAGAAATCGATCCTATGGATCTTTTAGACCCCGTTGACATTCTCTCCAAAATGCCCAAGGACTTCTACGATAAGCTGGAGGAAAAGAAATGGACTCTGCGCAAAGAATCTTTGGAGATCCTGGAGAAGCTGCTCACGGACCATCCCAAGCTAGAGAATGGCGAGTATGGAGCGCTGGTAAGCGCTCTTAAAAAGGTTATAACCAAGGACTCCAACGTAGTCCTCGTTGCAATGGCCGGTAAATGTCTAGCCTTACTAGCCAAAGGATTGTCAAAGCGATTCTCAAATTACGCATCC GCTTGTGTCCCATCCCTATTGGAAAAATTTAAAGAGAAGAAACCTAATGTTGTGACAGCGCTGCGCGAAGCTATTGATGCCATATACGGCTCCACTTCTCTAGAGGCACAGCAGGAGTCCATTGTAGAGTCCCTGGCCAACAAAAATCCAAGTGTCAAGTCCGAAACGGCCTTGTTTATGGCCCGTGCCCTAACCCGCACCCAACCAACCGCGCTAAACAAGAAGCTGCTTAAACTTCTGACCACCAGTCTAGTGAAAACGCTTAACGAACCAGATCCAACCGTACGTGACAGCAGCGCCGAAGCTCTTGGTACTTTAATGAAGCTAATGGGAGACAAAGCGGTGACTCCCTTGCTAGCCGATGTTGATCCACTCAAAATGGCTAAGATAAAGGAGTGCCATGACAAGGCGGAGATTAAAATAAAGGTTGCAGGTCCAAAGAAGGAGGCACGACCTGCATCTGCACCGACTGCGAAAGCTGGTGCTCCTGCTAAGACAACGGCTGGTAGTGTGGACCCAAAGCCTGTAACCCGACCGGCCACCACAGGGGCACGTAAGGTCTTGAAAAAGCCGGCGACGGTTAGTGGAGGAGGATCTACATCTGCCCCAACTGCAGCTCTTAAAGCGGGTGGAAAACCCCTAGCCACGGAACGCGAATTAACCCCCGAGGAATTGCAAGAAAAATCCGAAGAAATTCTGCCAGCCGATATTCTTAATGGGCTGGTGGATTCCAACTGGAAGAACCGCCTTGCTGCTGTGGAACAGCTTCTGGGTGAAATAACCGGCTTTGATGCAAAACAGGCTGGCATATCACAAATCCTGATCCGAACAATCAGTGGACGGAAGCCAGGCCTCAAAGAAATGAATTTCCAGGTACTCAAGTTTAAGCTAGACATAATCCGCAGTGTGGCCGAAAACTATCCACTGACCACGACAACCGTTGATCTGGTGAGTAACGAAATAATCGAGAAGCTAGCCGACGCCAAGAATGGTGCAGGAGCTGGCGATGTTTTGTCTGCCTTTGCCGAAGCCACTAAACTGGAGTACGTTGTGGGCAAAGTGTTGAGCTTTGCTTTTGAGCAAAAATCGCCTAAAGTGCAATCAGAGGCCTTTAACTGGGTGAGCAAGTCAATCATAGAATTCGGCTTCCAACTGCAGCCAAAGACACTTATTGAAGATGTACGAAAAGGGGTGCAAAGCACAAATCCAACGGTTCGTGCTTCCGCTATTCAACTGGTGGGCACCATGTCTATGTATATGGGCAAAACTCTAATGATGTTCTTCGACAACGAGAAGCCCGCACTAAAGTCCCAGATCCAGGTAGAGTTTGACAAGAATGTGGGCGAAAAACCACCCAAGCCTGTTAGAGGAGTTCAACGTAGCAGCGGTGGAACCGCCGGTAATTCCCCGGACAATGAGGACGATGATGGTGGGGCAGCCGGAGAAGAAGAGCCCATTAACATGGCTGATCTTCTACCACGCGTTGACATTTCTCCACAGATTACGGAGGCACTGCTGAAGGAGATGTCCGACAAGGACTGGAAAACTCGCAACGAGGGTCTGACTAAGCTGCAGGCCATTATTTCAGAGGCGCGGCTAATCAAACCCAGCATTGGCGACTTGGCTCCTGCTCTGGCCCACCGTCTGGTAGATTCCAATGCTAAGATTGCCCAAACGACACTTGCCATTTGCGAGCAGCTTGCCACAGCCATGGGGGCTGGTTGTCGAAACCACGTGCGGAACTTGTTCCCTGGCTTTTTACACGCTCTGGGTGATAACAAGAGTTTTGTAAGAGCCGCTGCCCTCAATTGCATCAATAGTTTTGGCGAAAAGGGCGGCTATAAGGAATTCTTTGAGAGCGAAATGATAGCCGATGCCCTGAAAGGAGGATCCCCAGCTCTAAAGACAGAATTGTGGGCTTGGCTGGCAGATAAGCTGCCTGGTCTTCCCCCCAAGTCAGTATCGAAGGAGGATATCCATTCAATGGTGCCGCACTTATATGCTCACATCTGCGATCGAAACGCTGATGTCCGGAAAAATGCCAACGAGGCGGTGTTGGGCATTATGATTCACCTTGGATTTGATGCAATGAATCGCGCTCTGGACAAGCAGAAGCCCGCCTCCAAAAAGGATATACTTGCAGCACTCGAAAAAGCGCGTCCTAATCTTCCGGTAAAACCGCTGCCCAAAGGGAAGCATCAGGCTCCAATACCTGAAGAGCCGAAGCCAAAAACGGTGCGTGGCGGTGGAGCAGGGGGTGCGCCTGGAATCCAGAAGAGTGCTTCAGCCCGGGTAGCCGGAGGACAAGATAAGCCGGCACCAGCGCGCAAAAAGGACGAAGATATCGACACGTCGCCGCTACTGTGCGCCAACAGTGCTAAAAACCAGCGGTTGCTAGACGAACAAAAAATGAAGGTGCTAAAGTGGACTTTTGTAACCCCAAGAGAGGAATTCACCGAGCTGTTACGCGACCAAATGATGACCGCAAACGTAAATAAAGCGCTGATAGCCAACATGTTCCACGACGATTTTCG CTACCACTTGAAAGTCATCGAGCAGTTGAGCGAAGATCTGGCTGGAAACAGTAAGGCGCTGGTGTCTAATCTGGACCTAATACTTAAATGGCTGACGCTGCGCTTTTACGATACGAACCCTTCTGTGCTGATTAAGGGTCTCGAATATCTAGTACAGGTTTTCCAGGTACTTATTGACGTGGAATACATTCTGGCCGAGAACGAGGGAAGCTCTTTTGTCCCACATCTGCTTTTGAAG ATCGGAGATCCAAAGGATGCTGTTCGAAATGGCGTACGCCGTGTTCTGCGGCAAGTAATATTGGTCTTCCCTTACGTCAAGGTTTTCGGATATGTGATGGAGGGTCTAAAATCGAAGAATGCCCGTCAGCGTACTGAGTGCCTTGACGAGTTAACCTTTCTAATTGAGAGCTATGGCATGAACATCTGTCCACAATCGGCGGTGCGCGAGATCGCTCGCCAAATTTCTGACCGTGATAATTCCGTACGCAACGCAGCACTCAACTGCATCGTCCATGTCTTCTTTATGTCCGGGGAAAAGACTTACAAGATGATTGGCCATCTTAACGAAAAGGACCTCTCAATGCTAGATGAACGCATCAAGCGAGCCAAAAAGACTAAGAAGCCCACGCCACCGCCGACTGTTGATGTGCCGGCACCTCAACGACATGACAGTATCGAAATCGAAGATGCTGAAGTGGGCAATGGTTGCGACGAGCTTCCGCCACCAGATGAGGACGG AACTTTCGACCAGGCACCTTCGTCACAGCTGCTTCTACTCCAGCAACAGCTTCAACAGTTACAACAGCAGGCCCAGCAACAGAAGCCCAGCGGACCATTCGGCTTGGACTCGCAGGTAATCAGCGAGATCGAAAGAGATTGGGTCCGAGTGGACCAAATGGAGCAGAAGCCGCTACTGAATGTAGACATCTCATCGCTGGACGAGCCCATTAAGGTGAGGCCCACGCGGGCCGGCATTCACTACCCGCAGGAGAAGTTCGATCGGCTGATTTCTCGACAGCACTATATGCAGCAGACTTTAACCACGTCCCCGTCATCCACGGCCGGAATGACCAGTGGAGTCTCGCCGTATCGCAGTCCTATGCGCTTGCAGCACCAGCAGCCTCAACAGCAGCTGGAGAACAATATACCAAA TTTGGCTGATGTTTTGCCAAAGCACGATCCGCAGCTGGTAAAAGTTATAAAAGGTGTAAGCAGCACGGACACTCTCAAGGCGCGCGCGGCTATCAACGAGCTTGCCGCCATCATCGAGGCTCCAGAGAAGCAGGCTGTGCTGCGCGACTACGAAGAAATATTTATTCAGAATGTGCTTGCACAATTTAAG AATCTCTCACAGATACCATCTGCTCAATCTGTGGTTGTTTACCAGCCGCTATTATCCATTCTGTATACATTTTTCCATGCCAACATTCTGGGCAAAACGCTGAGCGTGGCATGCATAAAAAATCTAATGTCGGCGCTGTTAAACCTTATGGCTGATCCGAAGTTGGCCGTGGGCGATGATAGTCAGTATAACAAGGTTATTAATGGCATATGTCTGAAAGTGTTGGACAAGGTTgattttacaaatttaaacTG TGCTTTGATACGCCTATTGCGGGAGACTTGTCCGGAGGCAAAGCTGCCAAAGTTTACAGACCTGCTGATGAAGTGCATATGGCGCAACGTTAAGATGCTACCAGAACGAAGCAACGAGCTTAACTATGACGCCGTGATTCTCGAGGTGCACGAGTTTATGCTCGCGCTGCCTAGCACTTGGTGGCAAAACCGACCGTCGGACACTCCAATGCGCACGATTAAGACCATTCTGCATAACATGGCAAAGGTGAAGGGGAATGCAATTCTGCAGCATCTCAACCAGATTCCAACACACTCGGAGCTACACACGTATTTAATACGCATTCTCAAG AATTTCCAAAAGGATGGCTCTGCTTCAGGAATTGGTGCCTCCCCCCAGAGGGCCAAGGAGATTGCCTCCAAGCGAATTTCGCACCAAACACATGATACAGTTTCACAGATCTTTAAGCTGATCTCAGATAGAGATACCAAACAGCAAGGTCTGCAGAAACTTTACGACTTTAAG CAACAAAATCCTGATATCGATCTAAGTACCTTTCTGCAAGGCTCCAGTGCCCCATTTCACAAGTACATCGAGGAGGGCTTAGCCGAGATTGAGAGGAATCAGAACGCTGGATCCACACAGGCGCCGGATAATCGGACGG ATGTCAACTACCAGAACAGCGGTCCCGATCCCGATTTCTGGATGGACCGCCTACAGTATCATATGACCGGAGGGGCCGCCAAGCTAGCATCCGCACGTTCAGCAGACGATGGATCCCATATGCTGGACAATAAGGTGGTTGATGAGAACCTCTGTCTAAACGGAATGAACGCGCAGAAGGCGTCGCTCATTAAGCGAGAA AAGCGGGATATGTCACCAAATCGCTTGCAGCATCTCCAGGCAAAGCTGGCTCAAATCAAGAAAGAGAATCATGCCTAA